One window of the Bacillus sp. (in: firmicutes) genome contains the following:
- a CDS encoding IS3 family transposase: MILLCELAEVSRSGYYKWLKRKDTITPKQQEDEVIKNYIIEVYKESNGTYGCPRITATIREDYEIKVNHKRIYRLMNGMKLQAKIRKKKQKYRKGSERIVVSNVLNRNFTAEKPNENWVTDVTYLMFNNQRLYLSVICDLWNKEIVAYKISYKNDLELVMETLKKANKKRDVTDKTILHSDQGYQYTSREYHEALKLNGITQSMSRKANCLDNACVENFYSHFKTECMYLNKFENPEEVI; the protein is encoded by the coding sequence GTGATCTTACTATGTGAATTGGCTGAAGTCTCTAGAAGTGGTTATTATAAATGGTTAAAACGAAAAGATACGATTACTCCAAAGCAACAGGAAGACGAAGTAATAAAAAATTATATAATTGAAGTTTATAAAGAATCAAATGGTACTTACGGATGTCCAAGGATTACAGCTACCATTAGGGAGGATTATGAAATAAAGGTTAACCATAAACGAATCTACCGTTTAATGAATGGAATGAAGCTACAGGCAAAAATCCGCAAGAAAAAACAGAAGTATCGTAAAGGTAGTGAAAGAATCGTAGTGTCAAATGTATTAAACCGGAACTTTACTGCTGAAAAACCAAATGAAAATTGGGTTACCGATGTGACCTATTTAATGTTTAACAATCAACGTTTATATCTATCCGTCATCTGTGATTTATGGAATAAAGAAATCGTGGCTTACAAAATCAGTTACAAAAATGATTTAGAACTTGTGATGGAAACATTAAAAAAGGCAAACAAAAAAAGAGATGTGACTGATAAAACCATTCTACACAGTGATCAGGGTTATCAGTATACATCTCGCGAATACCACGAAGCCCTTAAACTAAATGGTATTACTCAAAGTATGTCCAGAAAAGCCAATTGTTTAGACAATGCGTGTGTAGAAAACTTTTATAGCCATTTTAAGACAGAGTGTATGTATTTAAATAAATTCGAGAACCCAGAGGAAGTCATTTAA
- the nrdR gene encoding transcriptional regulator NrdR, protein MKCPSCQHNGTRVVDSRPVDEGKSIRRRRECEECGYRFTTFERVEELPLIVVKKEGTREEFSREKILRGLIKACEKRPVALQQLEEITLDIEKGLRNQGVTEVKSEVIGELVMDRLSKVDEVAYVRFASVYRQFKDINVFLDELKELIKKEQSN, encoded by the coding sequence ATGAAATGTCCTTCTTGTCAACATAATGGAACCCGTGTGGTGGATTCACGCCCTGTTGATGAAGGGAAATCGATACGGCGGCGACGTGAATGTGAAGAATGCGGGTATCGATTTACTACCTTCGAACGAGTGGAGGAATTACCATTAATTGTCGTAAAAAAAGAAGGTACGCGCGAAGAGTTTAGTCGGGAAAAAATTTTACGTGGTTTAATTAAAGCGTGTGAAAAACGGCCGGTAGCACTTCAACAATTAGAAGAAATTACGTTAGATATTGAAAAAGGGCTTCGGAATCAAGGGGTTACCGAGGTAAAAAGTGAAGTGATCGGAGAGCTCGTGATGGACCGTTTATCCAAAGTTGATGAAGTTGCTTACGTTCGTTTTGCTTCTGTTTATCGGCAGTTTAAAGACATTAACGTCTTTTTAGATGAACTGAAAGAATTAATAAAAAAGGAGCAATCTAATTAA
- the rpmI gene encoding 50S ribosomal protein L35 has protein sequence MPKMKTHRGSAKRFKKTGTGKLKRSHAYTSHLFANKTQKQKRKLRKGTLVSKGDFKRIRHMLDNIK, from the coding sequence ATGCCAAAAATGAAAACTCACCGTGGCTCTGCCAAGCGTTTCAAAAAGACAGGTACTGGAAAATTAAAGCGTTCTCACGCTTACACTAGCCACCTTTTTGCAAACAAAACTCAAAAACAAAAACGTAAGCTTCGTAAAGGAACTCTTGTTTCTAAAGGTGACTTCAAACGTATCCGTCATATGTTAGACAACATTAAGTAA
- a CDS encoding DnaD domain protein codes for MSLSHHWNEVQPVDVYRVKVNGILTEYDQKVITYLYQPLIGPICLSLYTTLWSDVQVHTMWGREWTHYHLMNMMNVSLKEIYEARLKLEGIGLLKTFVKETEEQRFFIYELQPPLDPERFFSDGMLNVYLYQKIGRNHFMKVKSLFLAEDLPQREYADITRSFQDVYTSEKMSKVDEEALTSSQAEQGTIFFERKKGTSPALDDRHFDFDLLLAGLTEAMVPRRSITPRVKEAIIKLSYLYQINAIDMKNIVLSSVNVDQTIDIEALRKAARDWYQLHHENQLPELVDRVQPVEHRTEATPNTEEEQLISYLETTSPRQLLIDISGGATPAKSELKIIEDVMFQQKLLPGVVNVLIHYVMLKTDMKLTKGYVEKIASHWARKNIRTVREAMELAKKEHRQYLDWAEGKKNHSTKRKPVRTEKLPDWFVEEKNRNTQTSSEPELDDFDYEAEKRKLEEELRRPKN; via the coding sequence ATGTCATTATCTCATCATTGGAATGAAGTTCAGCCTGTCGATGTGTATCGAGTAAAAGTGAACGGTATTTTAACGGAATACGACCAAAAAGTGATTACGTATTTATATCAACCGCTCATTGGACCGATTTGCTTAAGTTTATACACAACCCTTTGGAGCGATGTACAAGTCCATACAATGTGGGGACGCGAATGGACTCATTACCATCTCATGAATATGATGAATGTAAGCTTAAAGGAAATCTATGAAGCCCGGTTAAAGTTAGAAGGAATTGGTTTGTTAAAAACGTTTGTCAAAGAAACAGAAGAACAAAGATTTTTTATTTATGAGTTGCAGCCACCATTAGATCCTGAACGATTTTTCTCAGACGGAATGCTTAACGTCTATTTGTATCAAAAAATTGGGCGAAACCATTTTATGAAGGTCAAATCACTGTTTTTAGCAGAAGATCTTCCACAACGAGAGTACGCCGATATTACCCGTTCCTTTCAAGATGTGTATACGTCTGAAAAAATGAGCAAAGTTGATGAAGAAGCATTAACATCCAGTCAAGCGGAACAAGGGACTATTTTTTTTGAGCGTAAAAAAGGAACCTCTCCTGCATTAGATGACCGTCACTTTGATTTTGATTTACTGTTGGCTGGACTAACCGAGGCGATGGTTCCACGCCGTTCCATCACTCCACGTGTGAAAGAGGCAATTATTAAGCTATCTTATTTATATCAAATCAATGCGATTGACATGAAAAACATCGTCTTAAGTTCGGTGAATGTTGATCAAACGATTGATATTGAAGCGCTTCGAAAAGCCGCCCGTGATTGGTATCAATTGCATCACGAAAACCAGCTACCGGAACTAGTTGACCGCGTACAACCGGTTGAGCATCGAACAGAAGCTACACCGAACACGGAGGAGGAACAGCTTATTTCTTATTTAGAAACAACCTCTCCTCGACAATTGTTAATTGACATATCAGGTGGTGCCACACCAGCAAAGTCCGAATTAAAAATTATTGAGGATGTCATGTTTCAACAAAAATTACTTCCTGGCGTTGTCAACGTATTAATTCATTATGTGATGCTGAAAACGGATATGAAACTCACGAAAGGGTATGTCGAAAAAATAGCGTCCCATTGGGCGCGAAAAAATATTCGAACGGTTCGGGAAGCGATGGAATTAGCAAAAAAAGAGCATCGACAATATTTAGATTGGGCGGAAGGGAAGAAAAATCATTCAACGAAACGAAAACCAGTCCGAACGGAAAAGCTACCGGACTGGTTTGTAGAAGAAAAGAATAGGAATACCCAAACCTCGTCAGAACCGGAACTTGATGACTTTGATTACGAAGCAGAAAAGCGTAAACTAGAAGAAGAGTTGCGGCGTCCAAAAAATTAG
- the ytxC gene encoding putative sporulation protein YtxC, with the protein MVEMVFSRYQDALQLQTYMEREHIPTTIHETLFQQKRTYVLSISFHKYQQKKVELAIYQFLVEQKRKEWIKEIITNCFYFKEEEEIRHIMDIVFSMWMDEREELTSLIERVDETKLLMDAISTLFQQQEPVVFSSFVKFRLKKYYNRLIEYVEVAIDEYKMEQEYQMFIQMLRDYLVDREPRMRVIHLYNEQHWLFYDENYQLLSKKEIHDCVDRRLLTNHPIYIDSATIAPLLSMAPLRIYVYTDDQEDGLIRTIQNIFEERVCILKKDEFWEQYATNRMNVSGN; encoded by the coding sequence TTGGTAGAGATGGTTTTTTCTCGATATCAAGATGCTTTGCAGCTTCAAACATATATGGAAAGGGAGCATATTCCCACTACGATTCACGAAACGTTATTTCAACAAAAGCGAACATATGTCTTAAGCATTTCTTTTCATAAATATCAGCAAAAGAAAGTGGAGCTGGCTATCTATCAATTTCTTGTTGAGCAGAAACGAAAAGAATGGATCAAAGAAATTATCACTAATTGTTTTTATTTTAAAGAGGAAGAAGAAATCCGACATATTATGGATATTGTGTTTTCTATGTGGATGGACGAACGAGAAGAATTAACGAGCTTAATCGAGCGGGTCGATGAAACAAAACTTTTAATGGATGCCATTTCGACACTGTTTCAACAACAAGAACCGGTTGTTTTTTCTTCCTTTGTGAAGTTTCGACTGAAAAAATATTACAACCGACTTATAGAATATGTGGAAGTGGCCATTGATGAATACAAAATGGAACAAGAATATCAAATGTTTATTCAAATGTTGAGAGATTACTTAGTGGACCGAGAACCCCGGATGAGAGTGATTCATTTGTACAATGAGCAACATTGGCTCTTTTACGATGAAAATTATCAATTGCTGTCCAAAAAAGAAATTCATGATTGCGTCGATCGGAGGCTATTAACGAATCATCCTATATATATCGACTCGGCCACGATTGCACCCCTTTTATCAATGGCCCCCCTTCGTATATACGTATATACCGATGACCAAGAAGACGGCTTAATACGAACAATCCAAAACATTTTCGAAGAAAGGGTCTGTATTTTAAAGAAAGACGAATTTTGGGAACAATACGCCACGAATCGCATGAATGTCTCTGGAAATTAA
- the dnaI gene encoding primosomal protein DnaI: MERINETLQKLAKNENFQQRYQSLKQEILQHPDIIDFVEKYENDLTSSILEKSLVKLYEYISQTKECRRCESLESCVNMMKGYQPELIFNGRTIELQYQRCPQKVVYDERKKTEKLIRSIYVPKDILEASFKEIDLEGVSRLKAVKMAKEFCDQFEPGKKMKGLYIWGRFGVGKSYLLGAIANRLAEKQIASVIVYVPEFFREMKQSLNDMSLNDKLDAIKKAPVLMLDDIGAESMSSWVRDDILGTILQYRMLDHLPTFFSSNFNFDDLEHHLTYSQRGEEERIKAARIMERIKYLAQPIQLEGPNRRFM, encoded by the coding sequence TTGGAGCGAATTAACGAAACCCTACAAAAATTGGCGAAAAACGAAAACTTTCAACAACGCTACCAATCCCTTAAACAAGAAATTCTGCAACATCCAGATATCATTGATTTTGTAGAAAAATATGAAAACGATCTAACATCCAGCATTCTGGAAAAAAGTTTGGTGAAGTTGTACGAATATATCTCACAAACGAAAGAATGTCGCCGGTGCGAAAGCTTAGAGTCGTGTGTGAACATGATGAAAGGCTATCAACCTGAACTGATCTTTAATGGGCGAACGATTGAATTACAGTATCAACGCTGTCCACAAAAAGTAGTGTACGATGAACGAAAAAAGACAGAAAAATTAATCCGGAGCATTTATGTTCCCAAAGACATTTTAGAGGCTTCCTTTAAAGAAATTGATTTAGAAGGCGTTTCCCGCTTAAAAGCCGTCAAGATGGCGAAAGAATTTTGCGATCAGTTCGAACCAGGTAAAAAGATGAAAGGACTGTATATTTGGGGACGCTTCGGTGTTGGGAAGTCATATTTGTTAGGAGCGATTGCCAATCGTTTAGCGGAAAAGCAAATTGCTTCGGTCATCGTTTACGTCCCTGAGTTTTTCCGTGAAATGAAACAATCGTTAAATGATATGTCGTTAAATGACAAATTAGATGCAATCAAGAAAGCACCAGTATTAATGTTAGATGATATTGGGGCTGAATCGATGTCTAGTTGGGTAAGAGATGATATTTTAGGAACTATTCTCCAATACCGAATGCTCGATCATCTCCCAACGTTCTTCTCTTCTAATTTTAATTTTGACGATTTAGAGCACCATTTAACTTATTCTCAAAGAGGGGAAGAGGAGCGTATAAAAGCGGCCCGTATTATGGAACGAATTAAATATTTAGCTCAGCCGATCCAGTTAGAAGGACCGAATCGTCGCTTTATGTAA
- a CDS encoding IS3 family transposase, which translates to MYYYNHKRIQKKLGNLSPVTYRAKVA; encoded by the coding sequence ATTTACTATTATAATCATAAAAGAATTCAAAAAAAATTAGGCAACCTTAGCCCAGTAACGTATCGAGCTAAAGTTGCCTAA
- a CDS encoding dUTP diphosphatase, with product MNVSELFTMQQELDRYIEEGHQLVEKDLFDQKVLALLVEVSELANETRCFKFWSTKGPSPQEVILEEYVDGLHFILSLGIEVGFHRTMKDVPSFKEAVEPVEQFLRVYEAIHQFRKEKCLSVYEHLLSEYLALGKIYGFTPEGIYKAYVAKNKVNFQRQQQGY from the coding sequence ATGAATGTTTCGGAATTATTTACAATGCAACAAGAACTTGACCGCTATATAGAAGAAGGTCATCAACTGGTAGAAAAAGACTTGTTTGATCAAAAAGTGTTAGCTCTACTTGTTGAAGTAAGTGAATTAGCGAATGAAACTAGATGTTTTAAATTTTGGAGTACAAAAGGCCCGTCTCCACAAGAGGTCATTTTAGAAGAATATGTGGATGGACTTCATTTTATATTGTCTTTAGGTATAGAAGTTGGTTTTCATCGTACGATGAAGGATGTCCCATCTTTTAAAGAAGCAGTGGAACCGGTGGAACAATTCCTTCGAGTATATGAGGCAATCCATCAATTCCGAAAAGAAAAGTGTTTGTCGGTATACGAGCATTTGTTAAGCGAATACTTGGCTCTAGGAAAAATCTATGGATTTACACCGGAAGGAATTTATAAGGCTTATGTGGCAAAAAATAAAGTAAATTTTCAACGCCAACAACAAGGGTATTAA
- a CDS encoding M42 family metallopeptidase, translated as MVKLDETLMMLKDLTDAKGIPGNEKEVRDVMKKYIEPFADEVTTDGLGSLIAKKVGDENGPKIMVAGHLDEVGFMVTHIDDKGFLRFQPVGGWWSQVMLAQRVTIVTKKGDVTGVIGSKPPHILPPEARKKPVEIKDMFIDIGASSREEAMEWGVRPGDMVVPYFEFTVMNNEKMLLAKAWDNRIGCAIAIDVLKNLKDEKHPNIVYGVGTAQEEVGLRGAKTSAHMIEPDIAFGVDVGIAGDTPGVTEKEALGKMGKGPQIILYDASMVSHKGLRDFVTSVADELNIPYQFDSLPGGGTDSGAIHLTANGVPALSITIATRYIHSHAAMLHRDDYENTVKLITEVIKRLDADKVKEITFD; from the coding sequence ATGGTGAAATTAGATGAGACGTTAATGATGCTCAAAGACTTAACCGATGCAAAAGGGATTCCGGGTAATGAAAAAGAAGTCAGAGATGTGATGAAAAAGTACATAGAGCCATTTGCCGATGAAGTTACAACGGATGGTTTAGGAAGCTTAATTGCTAAGAAAGTTGGTGATGAAAACGGACCGAAAATTATGGTGGCAGGCCACTTAGACGAAGTTGGTTTTATGGTTACGCATATCGATGACAAAGGTTTTTTACGATTTCAACCAGTAGGTGGTTGGTGGTCACAAGTCATGCTTGCCCAACGCGTGACGATTGTGACGAAAAAGGGTGACGTTACTGGTGTCATCGGTTCAAAACCACCTCACATTCTTCCGCCTGAAGCACGCAAAAAGCCGGTTGAAATTAAAGATATGTTCATCGATATCGGAGCTTCTAGCCGCGAAGAAGCGATGGAATGGGGCGTTCGACCGGGGGATATGGTTGTTCCGTACTTTGAATTTACGGTCATGAACAATGAGAAAATGCTGTTAGCCAAAGCATGGGATAACCGCATCGGTTGTGCCATTGCGATTGATGTGTTGAAAAACTTAAAAGACGAAAAACATCCGAATATCGTTTACGGTGTCGGTACCGCTCAGGAAGAAGTCGGACTTCGTGGTGCCAAAACATCTGCACACATGATTGAACCAGACATAGCGTTTGGTGTAGATGTCGGTATTGCAGGAGATACGCCTGGCGTAACAGAAAAAGAAGCATTAGGAAAAATGGGGAAAGGTCCGCAAATTATTTTATATGATGCGTCGATGGTCTCTCATAAAGGGTTACGCGACTTTGTCACAAGCGTTGCCGATGAATTAAACATTCCGTATCAATTCGATTCGCTTCCTGGGGGCGGAACGGACTCTGGAGCTATTCATCTAACAGCCAACGGTGTACCTGCGCTTTCTATCACAATTGCGACCCGTTACATCCATTCCCATGCAGCGATGTTACACCGTGACGATTACGAAAACACAGTAAAACTAATTACCGAAGTGATCAAACGTTTAGATGCGGATAAAGTCAAGGAGATTACGTTTGACTAA
- a CDS encoding DUF1294 domain-containing protein: MNDWILMYLIFINSIGFLLMGWDKWKARLQKWRVQEKKLWLVAFLGGAIGASVGMYLFRHKTKHATFRYGLPILSVVEGILFTLFVLS, translated from the coding sequence ATGAACGATTGGATTCTAATGTATCTAATTTTTATAAATAGTATAGGGTTTTTACTAATGGGCTGGGATAAGTGGAAAGCGCGCCTGCAGAAGTGGCGAGTGCAAGAAAAAAAGTTATGGTTAGTCGCTTTTTTAGGTGGAGCGATTGGTGCTTCAGTTGGTATGTATTTATTTCGACATAAAACGAAACATGCAACGTTTCGATACGGACTTCCAATCCTTTCCGTTGTAGAAGGAATCCTGTTTACGCTTTTTGTTTTGTCATAA
- the infC gene encoding translation initiation factor IF-3, whose translation MISKDMIVNEGIRAREVRLIDQNGEQLGIKSRNEALEIAARVNLDLVLVAPNAKPPVARIMDYGKYRFEQQKKEKEARKKQKVINVKEVRLSPTIEEHDFNTKLRNARKFLQKGDKVKATIRFKGRAITHKEIGQRVLDRFAEACEDIGTIESKPKMDGRSMFLVLAPKNEK comes from the coding sequence ATTATTAGCAAAGATATGATCGTCAACGAGGGTATTCGTGCCCGCGAAGTTCGACTCATCGATCAAAATGGTGAGCAATTAGGAATTAAGTCACGTAACGAAGCATTAGAGATTGCAGCTAGAGTTAACCTAGACCTTGTTCTAGTAGCTCCTAATGCCAAACCTCCTGTTGCTCGGATTATGGACTATGGTAAGTACCGTTTCGAACAACAGAAGAAAGAAAAAGAAGCTCGCAAAAAGCAAAAAGTGATTAACGTCAAAGAAGTACGCTTAAGCCCAACGATTGAAGAGCATGACTTCAATACGAAGTTACGTAACGCTCGTAAGTTCCTTCAAAAAGGAGATAAAGTGAAAGCGACGATTCGCTTTAAAGGGCGTGCGATTACACACAAAGAAATCGGTCAACGCGTACTAGACCGTTTCGCTGAAGCTTGTGAAGATATCGGAACAATAGAGTCCAAACCAAAAATGGATGGACGTAGCATGTTCTTAGTTTTAGCACCAAAAAATGAAAAGTAA
- the thrS gene encoding threonine--tRNA ligase encodes MSEMIQITFPDGAVKEFPKGTTTEEIAASISPGLKKKAIAGKVNGRLLDLRTPIMEDGSLEIITPDREEALEILRHSTAHLMAQAIKRLYKNVKLGVGPVIEGGFYYDVDLEESLTPDDLPKIEKEMKKIVKENLEIVRKEVTREEAKKLYEEIGDEYKLELLEAIPEGETVSIYEQGEFFDLCRGVHVPSTGKIKEFKLLSIAGAYWRGDANNKMLQRIYGTAFFKKDDLENHLKMLEEAKERDHRKLGKELNLFMNSQKVGQGLPLWLPKGATIRRIIERYIVDKEESIGYQHVYTPVLGSVELYKTSGHWDHYKENMFPVMEMDNEELVLRPMNCPHHMMIYKNGIHSYRELPIRIAELGTMHRYEMSGALTGLQRVRGMTLNDAHIFARPDQIKEEFKRVVQLIIEVYKDFNLSEYSFRLSYRDPEDKEKYYDDDEMWNKAQGMLKEAMDELGLEYYEAEGEAAFYGPKLDVQVRTALGKDETLSTVQLDFLLPERFDLTYIGEDGKPHRPVVIHRGVVSTMERFVAFLIEEYKGAFPTWLAPIQVQVIPVSPEVHYDYAKQVQEALQKEGIRANLDARDEKIGYKIREAQIQKIPYMLVVGDNEIQEKAVNVRKYGEQKSETVPFEQFLASIKEEAKK; translated from the coding sequence ATGTCAGAAATGATTCAAATTACATTCCCTGATGGCGCAGTGAAGGAGTTTCCAAAAGGGACAACAACGGAAGAAATTGCAGCATCCATTAGCCCAGGGTTAAAGAAAAAAGCGATTGCCGGAAAAGTGAACGGTCGCTTACTAGATCTCCGTACACCGATTATGGAGGACGGTTCACTCGAAATTATTACACCTGATCGTGAAGAAGCGTTAGAAATTTTACGCCATAGTACAGCTCATTTAATGGCTCAAGCCATTAAGCGTTTATACAAAAACGTGAAACTTGGTGTCGGACCCGTTATTGAAGGTGGCTTTTACTACGATGTCGATTTAGAAGAATCGCTAACACCAGATGATTTGCCGAAAATCGAAAAAGAAATGAAGAAAATTGTGAAAGAAAATCTAGAAATCGTTCGTAAAGAAGTCACTCGCGAAGAGGCGAAAAAACTTTACGAGGAAATTGGTGATGAGTATAAATTGGAGCTTCTTGAAGCCATTCCTGAAGGCGAAACGGTCTCCATTTATGAACAAGGTGAATTTTTCGATTTATGCCGCGGCGTTCACGTTCCATCCACAGGCAAAATTAAAGAGTTTAAGTTGTTAAGCATTGCGGGAGCGTACTGGCGTGGAGATGCAAACAACAAAATGCTTCAACGTATTTACGGTACCGCATTTTTCAAAAAAGATGATTTAGAAAATCACTTAAAAATGTTGGAGGAAGCAAAAGAACGCGATCACCGTAAACTAGGTAAAGAGCTTAACTTATTTATGAACTCGCAAAAAGTAGGACAAGGATTACCGCTATGGCTTCCGAAAGGAGCTACGATTCGACGTATCATTGAACGTTATATTGTCGATAAAGAAGAAAGTATTGGTTATCAACACGTATATACTCCAGTTCTAGGTAGTGTCGAATTATACAAAACAAGCGGTCACTGGGATCATTACAAAGAAAATATGTTCCCGGTAATGGAAATGGACAATGAAGAACTTGTGTTACGTCCAATGAACTGTCCGCATCATATGATGATTTATAAAAACGGCATTCATAGTTACCGAGAGCTACCAATTCGTATTGCTGAACTTGGTACGATGCACCGTTACGAAATGTCTGGGGCATTAACGGGTCTCCAACGTGTTCGCGGCATGACATTAAACGATGCTCACATTTTCGCCCGTCCTGACCAAATTAAAGAGGAATTTAAACGAGTGGTTCAACTTATTATCGAAGTGTATAAAGATTTTAACTTAAGCGAATACTCGTTCCGATTATCGTATCGTGACCCAGAAGATAAAGAAAAATATTATGATGACGATGAAATGTGGAACAAAGCGCAAGGTATGTTAAAAGAAGCGATGGACGAACTTGGATTAGAGTATTACGAAGCGGAAGGCGAAGCAGCGTTCTACGGACCGAAATTAGACGTTCAAGTTCGTACAGCTCTTGGAAAAGATGAAACGTTATCAACTGTTCAATTAGACTTCTTGCTACCGGAACGATTTGATTTGACTTACATCGGTGAAGACGGTAAGCCGCATCGTCCAGTCGTTATTCACCGCGGTGTTGTGTCTACAATGGAACGTTTCGTCGCCTTCTTAATCGAAGAATATAAAGGAGCGTTCCCAACTTGGTTAGCACCAATTCAAGTACAAGTCATTCCGGTTTCACCTGAAGTGCATTATGACTATGCCAAACAAGTACAAGAAGCGCTTCAAAAAGAAGGAATTCGTGCGAATTTAGATGCTCGTGACGAAAAAATTGGTTACAAAATTCGCGAAGCACAAATTCAAAAAATTCCGTACATGCTCGTTGTAGGTGACAACGAAATTCAAGAAAAAGCGGTAAATGTCCGCAAATACGGTGAACAAAAATCCGAAACGGTTCCTTTCGAACAATTCTTAGCTTCGATTAAAGAAGAGGCGAAGAAATAA
- a CDS encoding sigma-w pathway protein ysdB: MALFLRLLPFLLFIAILYLLYRGIKFITHPMRKLELAYEQKKFYFYDDPNNVRKNFHITYKGALFEGEKYLGTTEHAFDVVSIFVFPKKVDDLKGLTYEDFVFLEREIQRAYPNAKIDWKSPVKELLQKHRS, from the coding sequence ATGGCACTATTCCTTCGATTATTACCTTTCCTACTTTTTATAGCAATCCTTTATCTTTTGTACCGTGGCATCAAATTTATTACCCATCCGATGCGAAAATTAGAGCTAGCTTACGAACAAAAGAAGTTTTATTTTTACGATGACCCAAATAATGTTCGGAAAAATTTTCACATCACTTATAAAGGGGCGTTATTTGAAGGGGAAAAGTATTTAGGAACAACTGAACACGCCTTTGACGTCGTTTCCATCTTTGTTTTTCCGAAAAAAGTGGACGACTTAAAAGGATTGACCTATGAGGATTTTGTATTTCTTGAAAGAGAAATTCAACGGGCGTATCCGAATGCAAAAATAGATTGGAAAAGCCCTGTGAAAGAGCTCCTCCAAAAACATCGGTCATAA
- a CDS encoding TVP38/TMEM64 family protein, which produces MDGQWSDQLLFFLSIVQSSGWLAPIVFILFHLLRQFLFIPVALVCMAGGILFGSLFGTLFSLIGLTFVSIIFYLVVRHMPTTVNRLFRMKEKWFGRHAQLTVGQVAVLRLIPFIHYHLLNGCLYERKKDFHSFVMSSFLANIPLAVFYTVFGQYIRQFSLTMMALLFISFFVLFIALREKVRVWTLKEFLESSSS; this is translated from the coding sequence ATCGACGGCCAATGGAGTGATCAATTGCTATTCTTTCTTTCCATCGTGCAGTCTTCCGGTTGGCTCGCACCAATTGTATTTATTTTATTCCATCTATTGCGGCAATTTCTTTTTATTCCGGTGGCTCTTGTTTGTATGGCTGGAGGAATTCTTTTTGGTAGCTTATTTGGAACGCTCTTTTCACTGATAGGATTAACGTTTGTGTCAATCATTTTTTATTTGGTTGTACGACATATGCCAACAACCGTCAATCGCCTGTTTCGCATGAAAGAAAAATGGTTCGGTCGTCACGCACAATTAACGGTCGGGCAAGTAGCGGTGTTGCGTCTAATTCCTTTTATTCATTATCACTTACTAAACGGCTGTTTATATGAACGAAAAAAAGATTTCCATTCCTTCGTGATGTCCTCGTTTCTCGCCAATATTCCGCTCGCTGTGTTTTATACCGTTTTTGGTCAATATATCCGCCAATTTTCCCTAACTATGATGGCATTACTATTCATTTCCTTCTTCGTTTTATTTATCGCTTTAAGAGAAAAAGTACGTGTGTGGACATTAAAAGAATTTCTTGAATCATCGTCTTCCTAA
- the rplT gene encoding 50S ribosomal protein L20, which yields MPRVKGGTVTRRRRKKVLKLAKGYFGSKHTLYKVANQQVMKSLMYAYRDRRQKKRDFRKLWIARINAAARMNGLSYSRFMHGLKLAGIEVNRKMLADLAVNDEKAFAELANVAKAQLQK from the coding sequence ATGCCACGTGTAAAAGGCGGTACAGTTACTCGCAGACGTCGTAAAAAAGTTTTAAAATTAGCGAAAGGTTATTTCGGTTCTAAACATACATTATATAAAGTTGCTAACCAGCAAGTAATGAAATCTTTAATGTACGCTTACCGTGACCGTCGTCAGAAAAAACGCGACTTCCGTAAGCTTTGGATTGCACGTATCAATGCAGCTGCTCGTATGAACGGACTTTCTTACAGCCGTTTTATGCACGGTCTTAAACTAGCTGGTATCGAAGTTAACCGCAAAATGCTTGCTGATTTAGCTGTAAACGACGAAAAAGCATTTGCTGAATTAGCAAACGTTGCCAAAGCACAACTTCAAAAATAA